One Lutra lutra chromosome 7, mLutLut1.2, whole genome shotgun sequence DNA window includes the following coding sequences:
- the SNAPC5 gene encoding snRNA-activating protein complex subunit 5: MLSRLQELRKEEETLLRLKAALHDQLNRLKVEELALQSMISSRRGDEMLSSQPAPEQSPDMLVHVDNEASINQTALELSTRSHVPEEEEEEEEEESDS, from the exons ATGCTTAGCCGGCTTCAGGAGCTGCGCAAGGAGGAGGAGACGCTGCTGCGGTTGAAGGCGGCCTTGCACGACCAGTTGAACCGGCTCAAG GTTGAAGAACTAGCCCTCCAATCAATGATTAGTTCTAGGAGAGGGGATGAGATGTTGTCTTCTCAGCCTGCACCCGAACAGTCACCTGAT ATGTTGGTTCATGTTGACAATGAAGCATCAATCAACCAAACGGCACTGGAGTTGAGCACAAGGAGCCATGTGCccgaagaggaggaggaggaagaggaagaagaatcagATTCCtga
- the RPL4 gene encoding LOW QUALITY PROTEIN: 60S ribosomal protein L4 (The sequence of the model RefSeq protein was modified relative to this genomic sequence to represent the inferred CDS: inserted 1 base in 1 codon), with translation MACARPLISVYSEKGESSGKNVTLPAVFKAPIRPDIVNFVHTNLRKNNRQPYAVSELAGHQTSAESWGTGRAVARIPRVRGGGTHRSGQGAFGNMCRGGRMXAPTKTWRRWHRRVNTTQKRYAICSALAASALPALVMSKGHRIEEVPELPLVVEDKVEGYKKTKEAVLLLKKLKAWNDIKKVYASQRMRAGKGKMRNRRRIQRRGPCIIYNEDNGIIKAFRNIPGITLLNVSKLNILKLAPGGHVGRFCIWTESAFRKLDDLYGTWRKAASLKSNYNLPMHKMLNTDLSRILKSPEIQRALRAPRKKIHRRVLKKNPLKNLRIMLKLNPYAKTMRRNTILRQAKNHKLRMDKAAAALEAKSDEKGVPGKKPVVGKKGKKAVSVKKQKKPVVGKKAAATKKPAADKKPAEKKATAEKSAA, from the exons ATG gcGTGTGCTCGCCCATTGATATCTGTGTACTCGGAAAAGGGGGAATCATCTGGCAAAAATGTTACTTTGCCTGCTGTGTTCAAGGCTCCCATTCGACCGGATATTGTGAACTTTGTTCACACCAACTTGCGCAAAAACAACAGACAGCCGTATGCTGTCAGTGAATTAGCAG GTCATCAAACCAGTGCTGAGTCTTGGGGTACTGGCAGAGCTGTGGCTCGAATTCCCAGAGTTCGAGGCGGTGGGACTCACCGCTCCGGCCAGGGTGCCTTTGGAAAT ATGTGTCGTGGGGGCCGCA TTGCACCCACCAAAACCTGGCGCCGTTGGCATCGCAGAGTGAACACCACACAGAAGCGATATGCCATCTGCTCTGCCCTGGCTGCCTCGGCCTTACCAGCACTGGTCATGTCTAAAG GTCATCGTATTGAGGAAGTTCCTGAACTTCCTTTGGTGGTTGAAGATAAAGTTGAAGGCTACAAGAAGACCAAGGAggctgttttgcttcttaaaaaacTTAAAGCCTGGAATGATATCAAAAAG GTCTATGCCTCTCAGCGAATGAGAGCTGGCAAGGGCAAAATGAGAAACCGCCGTCGTATCCAGCGCAGGGGACCCTGCATCATCTACAATGAAGACAATGGTATCATCAAGGCCTTCAGAAACATTCCTG GAATTACTTTACTTAATGTAAGCAAACTGAACATTTTGAAACTTGCTCCTGGTGGGCATGTGGGACGTTTCTGCATATGGACTGAAAGTGCTTTCCGCAAGTTGGACGATCTTTATGGCACTTGGCGTAAGGCTGCCTCCCTCAAGAGTAACTACAA ccttcCCATGCATAAGATGCTTAATACAGACCTTAGCAGAATCTTGAAAAGTCCAGAGATCCAAAGAGCCCTCCGAGCACCACG CAAGAAGATTCATCGCAGGGTCCTGAAGAAGAATCCACTGAAGAACCTGAGAATCATGTTGAAGCTAAACCCCTATGCAAAGACCATGCGCCGGAACACCATTCTTCGCCAGGCCAAGAAT CACAAACTCCGGATGGATAAGGCGGCGGCAGCCTTAGAAGCCAAATCAGATGAGAAGGGAGTTCCAGGCAAGAAGCCTGTggtagggaagaaaggaaagaaggctgTTAGtgtgaagaagcagaagaaacctGTGGTGGGGAAAAAGGCTGCAGCTACCAAGAAACCAGCAGCTGATAAGAAGCCTGCAGAAAAGAAAGCCACTGCAGAGAAGTCTGCTGCCTAA